A genomic region of Jeotgalibaca ciconiae contains the following coding sequences:
- a CDS encoding cysteine hydrolase family protein: MNVSKEALVIVDMSNDFVADEGTLTVGKPGQDIVPYIEELATQFLANGDIVVVSMDAHQPNDPHFDLWPPHNIEGTKGQQLYGDLYDWFQGHKDHEHLLYQPKANYNAFFQTELAEKLRKLDVKKVHVAGVTTDICDFLTIAGADAEGFQTVIHKRGIATFTDLGEIMVNHMVRCFHTEVVE, translated from the coding sequence ATGAATGTGTCAAAAGAGGCATTGGTGATTGTAGATATGAGTAATGATTTTGTAGCAGATGAGGGGACCCTGACAGTAGGAAAGCCTGGGCAGGATATTGTTCCATATATCGAGGAATTGGCAACCCAATTTTTAGCGAATGGAGATATCGTTGTTGTTTCGATGGATGCCCACCAGCCAAATGATCCTCATTTTGATTTATGGCCACCGCATAACATAGAAGGAACAAAGGGACAGCAGCTTTATGGCGATTTGTATGATTGGTTTCAAGGTCACAAAGACCATGAACATCTTCTTTACCAACCTAAAGCAAACTATAATGCCTTTTTTCAAACAGAGCTTGCAGAAAAACTAAGAAAGTTGGATGTAAAAAAAGTTCATGTGGCAGGAGTGACAACGGATATTTGTGATTTTTTAACGATAGCCGGTGCAGATGCAGAAGGATTCCAGACCGTTATACATAAACGAGGTATTGCAACTTTTACGGATCTAGGAGAAATAATGGTGAATCATATGGTACGTTGTTTCCACACAGAAGTGGTTGAATAA